From the genome of Nasonia vitripennis strain AsymCx chromosome 1, Nvit_psr_1.1, whole genome shotgun sequence, one region includes:
- the LOC100122966 gene encoding farnesol dehydrogenase, protein MDRWRGKVAVITGASAGIGLSISEALVRQGMIVVGLARRRDKMENEMKNVTGPGKFHPYACDVSKKNDVAKAFEHIKNTLGTVHVLVNNAGILKMQSIEDTPIEELEDIININLMGTLYCAKEAIKLMKAAGHEAYIININSVAGMKTLDPDLVPGVKMYTNVYSPSKFAMTALSDILTKELRDGKIRVTNLSPGYVKTNIVGDFTSNLADMPILMSKDIADIIVYLIGLPMQVQITQLTVQPLNERF, encoded by the exons ATGGATCGTTGGAGGGGAAAAGTCGCTGTTATCACTGGTGCATCTGCCGGAATCGGCTTGTCGATCAGCGAGGCTCTCGTTCGCCAAGGGATGATCGTCGTGGGCCTTGCCAGAAGAAGGGACAAAATGGAG AACGAAATGAAGAACGTCACGGGCCCAGGCAAGTTTCACCCGTACGCCTGCGACGTTTCGAAAAAGAACGACGTTGCCAAAGCGTTCGAGCACATAAAAAACACACTCGGAACGGTGCACGTACTCGTCAACAACGCCGGGATCCTTAAGATGCAATCCATCGAAG ATACTCCTATTGAAGAGCTCGAGGATATCATaaacatcaatctcatgggaACCTTGTACTGCGCTAAAGAAGCTATCAAATTGATGAAAGCTGCCGGCCACGAAGCTTACATCATAAACATCAACAG CGTCGCCGGAATGAAGACTCTGGATCCCGATCTTGTCCCCGGCGTAAAGATGTACACGAACGTTTACTCTCCGTCAAAATTCGCTATGACGGCTTTGTCCGACATTCTCACCAAAGAACTAAGGGATGGCAAAATTCGCGTGACG AACCTCAGTCCAGGATACGTAAAAACCAACATAGTAGGCGATTTTACTAGTAACCTTGCCGATATGCCGATATTGATGTCGAAAGACATAGCTGACATCATCGTTTATCTCATCGGTTTGCCGATGCAAGTGCAAATAACTCAACTTACTGTACAGCCATTAAACGAACGCTTCTGA